Proteins co-encoded in one Lysobacter solisilvae genomic window:
- a CDS encoding S41 family peptidase gives MRARPPASLAVSRLALPLLLACACVPASAQQRDEDPAPIESPDAEDADASKVPLAEIRRYVAVYNAVKEAYVEPIDDRKLMQAAIRGLLFDLDPHSVYLDRSAAEDFDESSRGAYDGIGVELQRQADGSLRVIAPIDDTPASRAGIKAGDVITAIDGKPFKPDEGDSSGPLRGPPGSKVVLTILREGQTKPLEVTVVRETIRVVSVRGRMLEPGYGYLRIASFQADTAADFDRQLDRLNEQAGGKLRGLVIDLRSNPGGLLTSAVQIADSLLESGDIVSTRGRVPISDAQFGATPGDRSGGAPVVVLVDAGSASASEVLAGALRDNKRARIVGSRTFGKGSVQTLLPLDNGDSVKLTTARYFTPSGKSIQALGIVPDVTIHPSKDAENARPGYTEASLRGHLAGEEDDVPGTNAGEVLEGEEPITAALGELKKVVAGTPPPPKG, from the coding sequence ATGCGCGCGCGCCCGCCGGCCTCACTTGCCGTATCCCGCCTAGCCCTTCCGCTCCTGCTGGCCTGCGCCTGCGTGCCGGCCTCCGCGCAGCAGCGCGATGAGGATCCGGCGCCCATCGAGTCGCCCGACGCCGAGGACGCCGACGCCTCCAAGGTGCCGCTGGCCGAGATCCGCCGCTATGTCGCGGTGTACAACGCGGTGAAAGAGGCCTACGTCGAGCCGATCGACGACCGCAAACTGATGCAGGCGGCGATCCGCGGCCTGCTGTTCGACCTGGACCCGCACAGCGTGTACCTGGACCGCAGCGCGGCGGAGGATTTCGACGAGAGCTCGCGCGGCGCCTACGACGGCATCGGCGTGGAGCTGCAGCGCCAGGCCGACGGCAGCCTGCGGGTGATCGCGCCGATCGACGACACGCCGGCCTCGCGCGCCGGGATCAAGGCCGGCGACGTGATCACCGCCATCGACGGCAAGCCCTTCAAGCCCGACGAGGGCGACAGCTCGGGCCCGCTGCGCGGGCCGCCCGGCAGCAAGGTCGTGCTCACCATCCTGCGCGAAGGCCAGACCAAGCCGCTGGAAGTGACCGTGGTCCGCGAGACCATCCGCGTGGTCAGCGTGCGCGGCCGCATGCTCGAACCCGGCTACGGCTACCTGCGCATCGCCTCCTTCCAGGCCGACACGGCGGCCGATTTCGACCGCCAGCTCGATCGCCTCAACGAGCAGGCCGGCGGCAAGCTGCGCGGCCTGGTGATCGACCTGCGCAGCAACCCCGGCGGCCTGCTGACCTCGGCGGTCCAGATCGCCGACAGCCTGCTGGAATCGGGCGACATCGTCAGCACGCGCGGCCGCGTGCCGATCAGCGACGCGCAGTTCGGCGCCACGCCCGGCGACCGCAGCGGCGGCGCCCCCGTGGTGGTGCTGGTCGACGCCGGTTCGGCCAGCGCGTCGGAAGTGCTCGCCGGCGCGCTGCGCGACAACAAGCGCGCGCGCATCGTGGGCAGCCGCACGTTCGGCAAGGGCTCGGTGCAGACGCTGCTGCCGCTGGACAACGGCGACTCGGTCAAGCTCACCACCGCGCGCTACTTCACCCCCAGCGGCAAGTCGATCCAGGCCCTGGGCATCGTGCCCGACGTCACCATCCATCCTTCCAAGGACGCGGAAAACGCGCGGCCGGGCTACACCGAGGCGAGCCTGCGCGGCCACCTGGCCGGCGAAGAGGACGACGTGCCCGGCACCAACGCCGGCGAAGTCCTCGAGGGCGAGGAGCCGATCACCGCGGCGCTGGGCGAGCTGAAGAAGGTCGTCGCCGGCACCCCGCCGCCGCCGAAGGGCTGA
- a CDS encoding DUF4097 family beta strand repeat-containing protein: MNRNRILPASLAVALALAVAPAVAATGDVSKVNGSISVDDGEQAGALETVNGSINIGDRARVGSAETVNGSIKVGDTVNTGTLETVNGSIRTGRNLTAKGDLSTVNGSVFVDRGGNVGGGVETVNGSIGLVDTDLGGGIETVNGDVTVGVDSHVRGGIHYEKPRTQWVSIGERKIPRVVIGPNARVDGALTFEREVVLYVHGTARTGAITGAKAIRYDTPAPPEK, from the coding sequence ATGAACCGCAACCGCATCCTCCCGGCGTCCCTGGCCGTCGCCCTGGCGCTGGCCGTCGCACCGGCCGTGGCCGCCACCGGCGACGTGTCCAAGGTCAACGGCAGCATCTCCGTCGACGACGGCGAGCAGGCCGGCGCGCTGGAGACCGTCAACGGCAGCATCAACATCGGCGACCGCGCCCGCGTGGGCAGCGCCGAGACCGTCAACGGCAGCATCAAGGTCGGCGACACCGTCAACACCGGCACGCTGGAAACGGTGAACGGCAGCATCCGCACCGGCCGCAACCTCACCGCCAAGGGCGACCTGAGCACCGTCAACGGCAGCGTGTTCGTCGACCGTGGCGGCAACGTCGGCGGCGGCGTGGAAACGGTCAACGGTTCGATCGGACTGGTCGACACCGACCTGGGCGGTGGCATCGAAACGGTCAATGGCGACGTGACGGTGGGCGTGGACTCCCACGTGCGCGGCGGCATCCACTACGAGAAGCCGCGCACGCAGTGGGTGAGCATCGGCGAGCGCAAGATCCCGCGCGTGGTGATCGGCCCGAATGCCCGCGTCGACGGCGCGCTGACCTTCGAGCGGGAAGTGGTGCTGTACGTGCACGGCACGGCGCGCACCGGCGCGATCACCGGCGCGAAGGCGATCCGCTACGACACGCCCGCGCCGCCCGAGAAATAA
- a CDS encoding M28 family metallopeptidase: protein MKSASYLCAVALAAGLAGCDRAPAPDNAAPAAAPATTTTAAASRHDFDDAINASDFAEHVQTLASDAFEGRGPGSAGEEKSVAYIESQFKRIGLKPGNGDSYFQTVPMVETTADENVTLHLDVDGKPRELKFGSDMVIGTRTGQPKVKVDGSELVFVGYGVNAPEQGWNDYAGVDVKGKTVVMFINDPGFHQQDPKLFEGKRMTYYGRWTYKFEEAARQGAAAALLIHDTEGAAYGWDVVKNSWSGAQFDLRAADDTAPRLPLQGWITGEAARSLMSALGQDLDSLYKAAGTRGFTAMPLKAKASVELTSVISEKSSRNVIARLDGAAHPGEAIVYMAHWDHLGNHAHEADEHGGADGKAGADTIYNGAIDNATGVAGILEIAEAFAQQSPKPDRSLVFLAVTLEESGLLGSKYYVAHPVVPLQDTVAVINLDAMPVIGKARDMTVVGFGSSQLEDILKPLAAAQGRSLHSEATPEDGFYFRSDHFNFAKAGVPALYAKGGDDLLEGGVSAGQAAQVDYRDHRYHKPADEFDAAWKMDGVIQDLEALYGVGRELAGNTQWPTWYEGNAFRAAQQKLRPATSAP, encoded by the coding sequence ATGAAATCTGCGTCCTACCTCTGCGCCGTGGCGCTGGCGGCGGGCCTGGCCGGCTGCGACCGCGCGCCGGCGCCCGACAACGCCGCGCCCGCGGCCGCCCCCGCGACGACCACGACGGCCGCCGCCAGCCGCCACGACTTCGACGATGCGATCAACGCATCGGACTTTGCCGAACATGTGCAGACGCTGGCGTCCGACGCGTTCGAAGGCCGCGGACCCGGCAGTGCGGGCGAGGAGAAATCCGTCGCCTACATCGAGTCGCAGTTCAAGCGCATCGGGCTGAAGCCCGGCAACGGCGACAGCTACTTCCAGACCGTGCCGATGGTCGAAACCACGGCCGACGAGAACGTGACGCTGCACCTGGATGTCGACGGCAAGCCGCGTGAGCTCAAGTTCGGCTCCGACATGGTGATCGGCACCCGCACCGGGCAGCCGAAGGTCAAGGTGGACGGCAGCGAACTGGTGTTCGTCGGCTACGGCGTCAACGCACCCGAGCAGGGCTGGAACGATTACGCCGGCGTCGACGTGAAGGGCAAGACCGTGGTGATGTTCATCAACGACCCGGGCTTCCACCAGCAGGATCCGAAGCTGTTCGAAGGCAAGCGGATGACCTACTACGGCCGCTGGACCTACAAGTTCGAGGAAGCCGCGCGCCAGGGCGCCGCGGCCGCCCTGCTCATCCACGACACCGAAGGCGCCGCCTACGGCTGGGACGTGGTCAAGAATTCCTGGAGCGGCGCGCAGTTCGACCTGCGCGCGGCCGACGACACGGCGCCGCGCCTGCCGCTGCAGGGCTGGATCACCGGCGAGGCGGCGCGGTCGCTGATGTCGGCGCTGGGCCAGGACCTGGACAGCCTGTACAAGGCGGCGGGCACGCGCGGCTTCACGGCGATGCCGCTCAAGGCCAAGGCCTCGGTCGAACTGACCAGCGTGATCAGCGAGAAGTCCTCGCGCAACGTGATCGCGCGCCTGGACGGCGCGGCGCATCCGGGCGAAGCGATCGTCTACATGGCCCACTGGGACCACCTGGGCAACCACGCGCACGAAGCCGACGAACACGGCGGCGCGGACGGCAAGGCCGGGGCCGACACGATCTACAACGGCGCCATCGACAACGCCACCGGCGTGGCCGGCATCCTGGAGATCGCCGAGGCCTTCGCGCAACAGTCGCCCAAGCCCGACCGCTCGCTGGTGTTCCTGGCGGTGACGCTCGAGGAGTCCGGCCTGCTGGGCTCCAAGTACTACGTGGCCCACCCGGTCGTGCCGCTGCAGGACACGGTTGCGGTGATCAACCTCGACGCCATGCCGGTGATCGGCAAGGCGCGCGACATGACGGTGGTGGGCTTCGGCAGTTCGCAGCTGGAGGACATCCTCAAGCCGCTCGCCGCGGCACAGGGTCGCAGCCTCCATTCGGAAGCCACGCCGGAGGACGGCTTCTATTTCCGCTCCGACCACTTCAACTTCGCCAAGGCCGGCGTGCCCGCGCTGTACGCCAAGGGCGGCGATGACTTGCTGGAGGGCGGCGTGAGCGCAGGCCAGGCGGCGCAGGTCGACTATCGCGACCATCGCTACCACAAGCCCGCCGACGAGTTCGACGCGGCGTGGAAGATGGACGGCGTGATCCAGGACCTGGAAGCGCTGTACGGCGTTGGTCGCGAACTGGCCGGC
- a CDS encoding DUF1820 family protein, with protein MKPLYKITFLNAGKIYELYARKVSAGTLWGFTEVAELVFDLHDGLVIDPTEERLRDEFGATRVLHLPMQSIVRIEEVERKGQSAIRDAATGEKVVTPFPLPAKPR; from the coding sequence ATGAAGCCCCTCTACAAGATCACCTTCCTCAATGCCGGCAAGATCTACGAGCTCTACGCCCGCAAGGTCAGCGCCGGCACGCTGTGGGGGTTCACCGAAGTGGCCGAGCTGGTGTTCGACCTGCACGACGGGCTGGTGATCGACCCGACCGAGGAGCGGCTGCGCGACGAGTTCGGCGCCACGCGCGTGCTGCACCTGCCGATGCAGAGCATCGTGCGGATCGAGGAAGTCGAGCGCAAAGGCCAGTCGGCGATCCGCGACGCGGCCACGGGCGAGAAGGTGGTGACGCCGTTCCCGCTGCCGGCCAAGCCGCGCTGA
- a CDS encoding murein hydrolase activator EnvC family protein, giving the protein MLLRLVALLLLCAAWPAPARAQAGEAERRLADVKRELHQIAAERRRIEDQRGDAARRLRDADEQVGKSARELRDIQGQLARDQAALRDLQQRRAELDAGLADKRAELARLLRAAQAQGRAPALKAMLAPDSVAQSQRVLAYHRYVQADRARRIAQLGEELREVDALQAQILARREALDRTRSIQQGQLQQLEKDRRSRVVVVAQLDEKYQDRRSREQALGRDAKGLERLLVQLRKAAARAEAQRRAAAAKAAKAARAAAAKKASEPRPVAGAPRPPPREPVAVAATPSPQVGGLGWPLSGALLAGYGARMPDGRPSAGLLIGASAGAPVKAVADGTVVYAQWMTGYGLLAIVDHGNGYMSLYAYNDALLKDAGDAVKRGDTLASVGSSGGHGRPALYFELRRNGQPVDPGSWLRR; this is encoded by the coding sequence ATGCTCCTGCGCCTGGTCGCCCTGCTGCTGCTGTGCGCCGCCTGGCCTGCGCCGGCGCGGGCGCAGGCGGGCGAGGCCGAGCGCAGGCTCGCCGACGTCAAGCGCGAACTGCACCAGATCGCCGCCGAGCGCCGCCGCATCGAGGACCAGCGCGGCGACGCCGCCCGCCGCCTGCGCGACGCCGACGAACAGGTCGGCAAGTCCGCGCGCGAACTGCGCGACATCCAGGGCCAGCTGGCGCGCGACCAGGCCGCGCTGCGCGACCTGCAGCAGCGGCGCGCGGAGCTCGACGCCGGCCTGGCCGACAAGCGCGCCGAACTCGCGCGCCTGCTGCGCGCCGCGCAGGCGCAGGGCCGAGCGCCCGCGCTCAAGGCCATGCTCGCCCCCGACAGCGTCGCCCAGTCGCAGCGCGTGCTGGCCTACCACCGCTACGTGCAGGCCGACCGTGCGCGCCGCATCGCGCAGCTGGGCGAGGAGCTGCGCGAAGTCGACGCGCTGCAGGCGCAGATCCTCGCCCGCCGCGAGGCCCTGGACCGCACGCGCTCCATCCAGCAGGGCCAGCTGCAGCAGCTGGAGAAGGACCGCCGCAGCCGCGTGGTGGTCGTCGCGCAGCTTGACGAGAAATACCAGGACCGGCGCAGCCGCGAACAGGCGCTGGGACGCGATGCCAAGGGCCTGGAACGGTTGCTGGTGCAGCTGCGCAAGGCCGCGGCCCGCGCCGAGGCCCAGCGCCGGGCCGCCGCCGCGAAAGCCGCCAAGGCCGCCAGGGCCGCCGCGGCGAAGAAGGCCAGCGAACCGCGCCCCGTGGCTGGCGCGCCCCGGCCGCCGCCGCGCGAACCGGTCGCGGTGGCCGCCACGCCTTCGCCGCAGGTCGGCGGACTGGGCTGGCCGCTGTCGGGCGCGCTGCTGGCCGGATACGGCGCCCGCATGCCCGACGGGCGTCCCAGCGCGGGCCTGCTGATCGGCGCCAGCGCCGGTGCCCCGGTCAAGGCGGTGGCCGACGGCACCGTGGTGTACGCGCAGTGGATGACCGGCTACGGGCTGCTGGCGATCGTCGACCACGGCAACGGCTACATGAGCCTGTACGCGTACAACGACGCCCTGCTCAAGGACGCCGGCGACGCGGTCAAGCGCGGCGACACGCTGGCCTCGGTCGGCAGTTCAGGCGGCCACGGCCGCCCCGCCCTGTATTTCGAGCTGCGCCGCAACGGCCAGCCGGTGGATCCGGGCAGCTGGCTGCGTCGCTGA
- a CDS encoding outer membrane protein transport protein, whose protein sequence is MNQANRFTALALGIAGVLAFGQAHATGFQLREQSVKNLGRGQAGVATADDDASVVTNNPAAMVNLGEEHAAGRPDRDRPLG, encoded by the coding sequence ATGAACCAAGCAAACCGTTTCACCGCACTGGCCCTGGGCATCGCGGGCGTTCTGGCCTTCGGCCAGGCCCACGCCACCGGTTTCCAGCTGCGCGAGCAGAGCGTCAAGAACCTCGGCCGCGGCCAGGCCGGCGTTGCCACTGCCGATGACGACGCCTCGGTCGTCACCAACAACCCGGCGGCCATGGTGAACCTGGGAGAAGAACACGCTGCAGGTCGACCTGACCGTGATCGACCTCTCGGCTGA
- the gpmI gene encoding 2,3-bisphosphoglycerate-independent phosphoglycerate mutase has protein sequence MSSHPRPKPVVLLILDGWGHREDPTDNALAQAELPNWRQLLAQCPHTLIHTEGRHVGLPDGQMGNSEVGHMNLGAGRIVYQDLTRIDAAIEDGSFFANAELRAACAAARDGGGTLHLMGLLSPGGVHSHENHILAMIELARREAVPQVAVHAFLDGRDMPPRSALPSLQRLQATCEVAGNARIATVSGRYYAMDRDKRWDRQRRAWDAIVESAAAHVAPDAVAALEAAYARGENDEFVAPTVIGAGTPMRDGDAVVFMNFRADRARQLTAAFVAPGFDGYDARRPALSRFVCLTEYDARLPAPLAFGPDDLRNTLGEVLAAHGLRQLRIAETEKYAHVTFFFSGGREDPYAGESRVLVPSPQVATYDLQPEMSCPEVTRRLTDAIRSGEIDVAICNIANPDMVGHSGILAAAIQAAQAVDVAIGAVLQAVRDTGGALLVTADHGNVEMMRDPVTGQPHTSHTVGPVPFVYCGPRQARLRAGGALRDVAPTILDLLGVPQPGEMTGHSLLVDPLVDSAPAAGNG, from the coding sequence GTGTCGTCCCATCCGCGTCCCAAGCCCGTCGTCCTGCTCATCCTCGACGGCTGGGGACACCGGGAAGACCCCACCGACAACGCCCTGGCCCAGGCCGAACTCCCGAACTGGCGCCAGCTGCTGGCCCAGTGCCCGCACACCCTGATCCACACCGAAGGCCGCCACGTGGGCCTGCCGGACGGGCAGATGGGCAATTCGGAAGTCGGCCACATGAACCTGGGCGCCGGCCGCATCGTCTACCAGGACCTCACCCGCATCGACGCGGCGATCGAGGACGGCAGCTTCTTCGCCAACGCCGAACTGCGCGCCGCCTGCGCGGCCGCCCGCGATGGCGGCGGCACCCTGCACCTGATGGGCCTGCTCTCGCCCGGCGGCGTGCACAGCCACGAGAACCACATCCTGGCGATGATCGAACTGGCCCGCCGCGAGGCCGTGCCGCAGGTCGCCGTGCACGCCTTCCTGGATGGCCGCGACATGCCGCCGCGCTCCGCGCTGCCCAGCCTGCAGCGCCTGCAGGCCACCTGCGAGGTCGCCGGCAACGCGCGCATCGCCACGGTGAGCGGCCGCTATTACGCGATGGACCGCGACAAGCGCTGGGACCGCCAGCGCCGCGCGTGGGACGCGATCGTCGAATCCGCGGCCGCGCATGTGGCCCCCGATGCCGTCGCCGCGCTCGAAGCCGCCTACGCCCGTGGCGAGAACGACGAATTCGTCGCGCCGACCGTGATCGGGGCGGGCACGCCCATGCGCGATGGCGACGCCGTGGTGTTCATGAACTTCCGCGCCGACCGCGCGCGCCAGCTCACGGCCGCGTTCGTCGCTCCGGGGTTCGACGGCTACGACGCGCGCCGTCCGGCGCTGTCGCGCTTCGTCTGCCTCACCGAATACGACGCGCGCCTGCCCGCGCCCCTGGCCTTCGGCCCGGACGACCTGCGCAACACGCTGGGCGAAGTGCTCGCCGCGCACGGCCTGCGCCAGCTGCGCATCGCCGAGACGGAGAAGTACGCCCACGTCACCTTCTTTTTCAGCGGCGGCCGCGAGGACCCCTACGCGGGCGAGTCGCGCGTGCTGGTGCCCAGCCCGCAGGTCGCCACCTACGACCTGCAGCCCGAAATGAGCTGCCCGGAAGTGACCCGCCGGCTGACCGACGCCATCCGTTCGGGCGAGATCGACGTGGCGATCTGCAACATCGCCAATCCCGACATGGTCGGCCACAGCGGCATCCTCGCCGCCGCCATCCAGGCCGCGCAGGCGGTGGACGTGGCCATCGGCGCGGTGCTGCAGGCCGTGCGCGACACCGGCGGCGCGCTGCTGGTCACCGCCGACCACGGCAACGTGGAGATGATGCGCGACCCGGTCACCGGCCAGCCGCATACCTCGCACACCGTGGGCCCGGTGCCCTTCGTCTATTGCGGCCCGCGCCAGGCGCGCCTGCGTGCCGGCGGGGCCTTGCGCGACGTCGCGCCGACCATCCTCGACCTGCTCGGCGTGCCGCAGCCGGGGGAGATGACGGGGCACAGCCTGCTGGTCGACCCGCTCGTCGACAGCGCCCCCGCCGCCGGCAACGGCTGA